From the genome of Longimicrobium sp.:
GGATTTCCACGCGCGAGCCGTCCGTCAGGCGTACGTGCCGGTCTGGCGAGCGCAGGCAGTCGCGCACCAGGCGCACCACGCGCGAGCGGTCGGCGCCGGAGCGCAGCGTGAGGCCGTCCAGCACCAGCTCGCCATCGTGGAAAACGGAATCCCAGAAGCGTTCTTCCGCCCGCTTCTGCTCCAGCACGCGGGCGCGCAGCTCCGCACGCTCCACGCTGCGGTCTTCCATGCGCGTGACCGCGCGGAAGTTGGGGTTGCCGCGCACGCGGGGATGCAGCTCCACATCCCACGGCGGCTGCAGCCAGACGGAGGCTTCCGGGTCCAGGTCGCGCACCGCGTCGGCGCTGTAGGCGCGCATGTGGCGGGGCGTGCCCCAGCCGAACGCCGCCGCGGCCAGGCGGTGCGCGTCGTCGTCGCTGCCCGCGCGGCGGAAGGCCTGGGCCAGGAGGCGCAGGTCGCGCGAGCGGTTCAGGGCGTTCCGCCGCTCGGTGACCACGCGCTCGATCTGCTCCACCAGGGCGCGGACGCGGGCGGTGGTCCGGGCGTGCAGGATCTCCGCGTCGCCGCCGCGGGCGCTGAAGCCGCGGAGAGAGCGGATCTGGCTGTCGAAACCGGCAACGACTTCCTCCTCCGGCCGCAGGTCGCCCTTCCGCTCCCGCTCGTTGCGGGCGAGCGCGGCGGCCAGGCGCGCATCGAGCCCGGCCGCGGCCCAGTCGTCGAAGAGGTCGCGGGTGCGCTCCACGAAGTCCTTGAGCCCCAGCGCGAACTCGTCCAGGTAGTCGCGCAGCATCCGCTTGTACTGCAGAAACACCACCAGGTCCGCCGCCGTGGGCATGCGGTCGTGCTCCAGCTCGCGCATGTAGCGCAGGGCCTGCTCCCGCAGCTCGCGGCGCGCGTCGTCGGCCGCGTTCCACAGCCCCTCCACCTGCCGAAGCGCCTCGTGCGGGGCGCGCGCGGGGTCCAGCTCCGCCAGTACGCGGCCCAGCTCGAAAAGGGCATCGCGCAGCCGGGTGAGCCGCGTGGTGTCCAGCGAGCCGCGTGAGCCGTCGTGGCTGCCCAGCCGGATGAGCATTTCCTCGATCACCCGGGCCGTCTCGGTGATCTGGTACCGCCGCGCCGCACGCACGAATTCCTCGATGGTGCGCGCCTGGTTGACGTCGTGCTCCGAAGCGAGCACCCCCCACGCCTCCAGCTGCTTGAGGTGGCCCTCGCACTCCTCGTCGGCGTACGCCGGGTAGTGCGGATGGTGCTGACGGATGAACGCGGCCACCTCGCCCGGCCACAGCCATCCCGTTTCGCCGGATTCGTAGCGCTGGTGGAAGAGGCGGACGATGGGCCGATAGAGCGCCGCATTGGCGGCCACGAGGTAGCTTGCCTCGTCCACCCGGCGCATCAGCAGGTCGTCGACGAGCAGGCGTTCGCGTGCGTCCATGGGCGGGCGGGGGAGGGGTGCCGGCGGCGGTATCCGAATCGTACTCTCTGCCCTCCCCAGCAGCAAGAAGGTCCGTTTCGGAGCGGGGGGCAGGCCCGGTCATCCCGTGAGTCCGCGGGCGCACCGACGTTGTGGTATCCGGTTCCGGGCGGGAGGCCCCGCCGAGTTCCCATCTGCGCGGCGAACACGGGCCGCTTCCCATGACCGCGCGGTCGATCCCATGCTCGCCCGCATGTGGGTGTGTACGGACCGGGCTACGCCGGGCTCAGCTTCAATGCCTCTTCCACGGCGGAGGCAATGTTGATGACCCCGAACCCGGTCTCCTCGCTGTGGGCGCGGGGCCCCGGAGGTTCGGAGCCCGTCGTGGTACACAGGAGATCGCACACCTGCGACGCGGTGAGGGACGGGTTGGCCGAGAGGACCAGCCCGGCGGCCCCTGCCACGATCGCGGTCGCGGACGAGGTGCCGTCGAAATCGTCCAGGTAGTCCCCGCCCGGAGAAGGGAGCGTGTTCCTGCCTTTCTTCTCGCGGATGTCGGTGGTGACGTGGCTCAGCCCGGGAGCGGCAAGGGCCGTCTGAGGGCCCGTCGCGGACGACCAGCTCGTCCCGTTGCGCTCATGCGTAACCCTGAGGCCCGATTTGTCGCTCGCGCCGACGGCGACGACACCGGGCAGAACCGCGGGAAATTTGACGCCGCGAGGGCTTTCGGGCGTGTCGTTCCCCGTTCCGGCAACCACCACGCACCCTTTGCCGCCGCGTCCCTCCGCGAGCGCCTGTTCGATGGCCCGCGCCACGCATTTTCGCGGGTGAGTGGTCTCCCAGCTCAAGCTCAGCACGTCCGCTCCGTTCCGGACCGCCCAGTCGATTCCCCGGGCCATGGCGTAGCTGGACATCACCCACTGGCGAGGATTGCCCGCGGAGTGGAAAATCCTGACGTTCAGCACGGAGCAGCCCCCGCCGAAGCCGCGAATCCCCTGATCGTTGAACGGGATCGCGGCGGCCAGACCGGCACAGGCCGTCCCATGATAGTCACCGGACTGCGGGTTTTCCGCCGGGGGCTGGAGCGTAGCGTCGCAATTGGCCGCGATGGCCGATTGGAGGTCGGGGTGCTGGTAGTCCACTCCCGAATCGAGTATCGCGATTCGCACCTCCGGACTTCCCGCACCCCCCCGCAGGAGCTTCAACGCGGCGTCCAGCCGGGTATGCGGCCGGGCCCACTGTGAGCCGGCCTGCGGATCGCGCCCCGCCACCAGGGAAGCAGCCGGCTCGGCGGGGCCCGGCTCCAGCACGGGCCGAAACTCCACGAAATCGGGTTCGGCGTACACCACGTCGGGGTGCATCGCCAGCTCGCTGGCCACGGCCAGCGGGTCGTCGGCCGGCCGCAGCCGCACGAGGTATTCGGTCGCGTGCTGGTCCACCACCTCGTAGCCGAGCGCTTCCAGGTGCTTCACCGGCCCGCGCGCGCTACGCCGGAATTGTACGACCACCCTGTCCAATGCGGTGATCCGGCCGTCACCCGCGCGAAAAACCGGGGCGACCCGCGCAACGGAACCGGTTTTCCTCAGATCCCTGGCCGCGGCCGCGGCGGCTTTCGGGCGGCCGGGGCCCGACGGCGCCACCGGGAAGATCGTGTACTTTTCCCCAGGGATCTCATAGCGCCAGTCGGTGCTCATGCGGGGTGCATGGTCGATCAGCTCGAGCCGCATCGTCTGCGGAGCCGGCTCGTGAAAGCGCACGGCAAGCCGCGTCCGGTCTACGTCGAGGGTGACCAGATCCCCGGGGGCCGTCAAGTACGTGCGCTGCATTGCCGCCCCCCGTGGTCGTGCGAAGATGATGGCTCTTCCGGTGGCGTAGCCGGCGGCTCAGGGAGGGGGCCGCGGTGCCGGGTGAACCGCCCCGGATGCTGTTCGCGGATCAACCCACCAACGCCTGGGCTTTCCCGCAGTTGAAGTTCTTGCCGATGGGACCACCCCCGGTCCCAGGGCCGTCCCAGATGGGAACGTGGCGTTCCTTCACCGGGGGCGGGTCGGCCAGCGCGGCGTAGAAGGGGCTGAAGTGCTTCATCTCGTGGCCGCGCGGGGGTTCATCCACGTCTGGATCCGTGGGAGACAGGTCGGCAAGGGGAAGGTTGACGATTCGCAGGTCGATGGCGCCGTTCACGGGATGCAGCGGCACCAGCGGCTGGCCTCCACGGCTGTTCAGCCCCAGGAGTTCCCAATTCAGCCGGTCGGCGTCGAGGGTCATCGTCCAGCGCGTCTTGTGCGCGATGGTGAT
Proteins encoded in this window:
- a CDS encoding TIGR02677 family protein, with protein sequence MDARERLLVDDLLMRRVDEASYLVAANAALYRPIVRLFHQRYESGETGWLWPGEVAAFIRQHHPHYPAYADEECEGHLKQLEAWGVLASEHDVNQARTIEEFVRAARRYQITETARVIEEMLIRLGSHDGSRGSLDTTRLTRLRDALFELGRVLAELDPARAPHEALRQVEGLWNAADDARRELREQALRYMRELEHDRMPTAADLVVFLQYKRMLRDYLDEFALGLKDFVERTRDLFDDWAAAGLDARLAAALARNERERKGDLRPEEEVVAGFDSQIRSLRGFSARGGDAEILHARTTARVRALVEQIERVVTERRNALNRSRDLRLLAQAFRRAGSDDDAHRLAAAAFGWGTPRHMRAYSADAVRDLDPEASVWLQPPWDVELHPRVRGNPNFRAVTRMEDRSVERAELRARVLEQKRAEERFWDSVFHDGELVLDGLTLRSGADRSRVVRLVRDCLRSPDRHVRLTDGSRVEILPPEDLRSIAEITAPDGLLYLRAFRLRRTEAAR
- a CDS encoding S8 family peptidase, which produces MQRTYLTAPGDLVTLDVDRTRLAVRFHEPAPQTMRLELIDHAPRMSTDWRYEIPGEKYTIFPVAPSGPGRPKAAAAAARDLRKTGSVARVAPVFRAGDGRITALDRVVVQFRRSARGPVKHLEALGYEVVDQHATEYLVRLRPADDPLAVASELAMHPDVVYAEPDFVEFRPVLEPGPAEPAASLVAGRDPQAGSQWARPHTRLDAALKLLRGGAGSPEVRIAILDSGVDYQHPDLQSAIAANCDATLQPPAENPQSGDYHGTACAGLAAAIPFNDQGIRGFGGGCSVLNVRIFHSAGNPRQWVMSSYAMARGIDWAVRNGADVLSLSWETTHPRKCVARAIEQALAEGRGGKGCVVVAGTGNDTPESPRGVKFPAVLPGVVAVGASDKSGLRVTHERNGTSWSSATGPQTALAAPGLSHVTTDIREKKGRNTLPSPGGDYLDDFDGTSSATAIVAGAAGLVLSANPSLTASQVCDLLCTTTGSEPPGPRAHSEETGFGVINIASAVEEALKLSPA